One Drosophila virilis strain 15010-1051.87 chromosome 5, Dvir_AGI_RSII-ME, whole genome shotgun sequence DNA window includes the following coding sequences:
- the LOC6625762 gene encoding mitochondrial sodium/calcium exchanger protein has product MALLEDEFRHFLSNTSCHSLMKVSYPYRCTMAQKLEECRHIINYFNYFELMFCMLRIRDKTTEVCMMLLLFMAALFYVLLMSIVVDMFLTPALKVLSLKLRMNEYLAGVTILAFANSSPDLIANLMPIKENAALFTSIISNAVAILLLSGGMVCYLKPFKMDGHSTAQNLLFLLLSVELLRFIMVKGDSVTETESIMLLSVYVAYLVVNVADLLLMRYSLRKLRLEIRILRAQTTSQRNSRELKQKTALLLRLEHNEALNFKKRNSHYFVKRGRNSSKSLSEQRPEQVDYETNRTMLHSKSNAKNRFLGAEFLETLNPFDAVEWKLSGCFGRLMIIMKMPLVLLITMFVPVVDYERYKHGWSKLLNCTQIVTNPFILITAVHSKFASVYKSWYIEFNLNYSKWSFCLTVPLALLVFLHARTDMPPPYHMLFITLSASGSLVIIVLCVNEIEVLTSIVGSVLNLSEGFVDITFGSMTNATIDLMSNFALAMQGYERMAFAASCAGPFFSIALGMGVALLFNTNTRLKGSSYWLYGEEGDNCYIFLLLAIVAQLWLCLTFNFVARRSLGIFSWTLFAVFLIYACVAEWDLVHDFTRDSFFEPQ; this is encoded by the exons ATGGCCTTGCTTGAGGACGAGTTCAGGCACTTTCTGTCCAAT ACCAGTTGCCACAGCCTGATGAAGGTGTCCTACCCGTATCGCTGCACGATGGCCCAGAAACTGGAGGAATGTCGacatataattaattacttCAACTACTTCGAGTTGATGTTCTGCATGCTGCGCATTCGCGACAAGACAACGGAAGTCTgcatgatgctgctgctgttcatgGCAGCGCTCTTCTATGTGCTTCTCATGTCGATTGTGGTGGATATGTT CCTAACGCCTGCTCTTAAGGTTCTGTCGCTCAAGTTGCGCATGAACGAGTACCTGGCTGGCGTCACGATATTGGCCTTCGCCAACTCATCCCCGGATCTGATAGCCAATCTGATGCCCATCAAGGAGAATGCGGCTCTGTTCACGAGCATCATCAGCAATGCTGTCGCCATACTGCTGCTCTCCGGGGGCATGGTCTGCTATCTGAAGCCCTTCAAAATGGATGGGCACAGCACTGCGCAGAACCTGCTCTTCCTGCTGCTCTCCGTCGAGCTGCTGCGCTTCATCATGGTCAAAGGAGACAGTGTGACCGAGACGGAGTCGATAA TGCTGCTCTCGGTTTATGTCGCCTATTTGGTTGTCAATGTTGCCGACCTTCTGCTGATGCGATATTCCCTAAGAA AGCTGCGACTGGAGATACGCATCTTGAGGGCGCAGACAACCTCGCAAAGGAATAGCAGGGAGCTGAAGCAGAAGACAGCTCTACTGTTGCGCTTGGAGCATAATGAGGCTCTGAACTTTAAGAAGCGCAACTCCCATTATTTCGTCAAGAGAGGGAGAAACTCCAGTAAGTCGTTGTCGGAGCAGAGGCCGGAGCAGGTGGACTACGAGACGAATCGGACCATGTTGCACAGCAAGTCCAACGCAAAGAATCGATTCCTTGGTGCAGAGTTTCTGGAAACGCTGAATCCTTTCGATGCTGTTGAGTGGAAGCTGAGCGGCTGCTTTGGCCGGCTGATGATCATCATGAAGATGCCGCTGGTGCTGCTGATCACCATGTTTGTGCCCGTGGTGGACTACGAGCGGTACAAGCACGGCTGGAGCAAGCTGCTCAACTGCACGCAGATTGTCACGAATCCCTTCATTCTGATCACCGCGGTTCACT CCAAGTTCGCCAGCGTCTACAAGTCCTGGTACATTGAGTTCAACCTAAACTACTCGAAGTGGTCCTTTTGCCTGACGGTGCCGCTGGCACTTCTCGTATTCCTGCATGCCAGGACCGACATGCCGCCCCCCTACCACATG CTGTTCATCACGCTGAGCGCGTCCGGCTCGCTGGTCATCATCGTTCTGTGCGTCAACGAGATCGAGGTGCTCACCTCCATTGTGGGCAGCGTGCTGAATCTGAGCGAGGGCTTCGTGGACATCACCTTCGGCTCGATGACGAACGCCACCATCGATCTCATGTCCAATTTCGCCCTGGCCATGCAGGGCTACGAGAGAATGGCCTTTGCCGCCAGCTGTGCCGGTCCATTCTTCA GCATCGCCTTGGGCATGGGCGTGGCCCTTCTGTTCAACACGAATACGCGGCTGAAGGGATCCTCGTACTGGCTGTACGGCGAGGAGGGGGACAACTGTTACATATTCCTCTTGCTGGCAATTGTAGCCCAACTGTGGCTGTGCCTGACCTTTAACTTTGTGGCCCGACGATCGTTGGGAATATTTTCGTGGACTCTTTTTGCTGTGTTTCTGATCTACGCATGTGTTGCCGAGTGGGATTTGGTGCATGATTTTACTAGAGATAGCTTTTTTGAGCCCCAATAG
- the ptc gene encoding protein patched has product MDRDSLPRVPDTHGDVVDEKLFSDLYIRTSWVDAQVALDQIDKGKARGNRTAIYLRSVFQSHLETLGSSVQKHAGKVLFVAILVLSTFCVGLKSAQIHSKVHQLWIQEGGRLESELAYTQKTIGEDESSTHQLIIQTAHDPNASVLHPQALLSHLEVLVKATAVKVHMYDTEWGLRDMCNSPTTPSFEGHYYIEQILKHLIPCSIITPLDCFWEGSQLLGPETPVYIPGLNQRLMWSTLNPSAVMQFMKQQMSDQKISFDFDTVEQYMKRAAISTGYMEKPCLNPQHPLCPDTAPNKNSRQPPDVGAILSGGCYGYAAKHMHWPEQLIVGGAQRNRSGHLKKAKALQSVVQLMTEKEMYDQWQDHYKVHHIGWTQQKAAEVLNAWQRNFSREVEQLLRKQSRIAANYDIYVFSSATLDDILAKFSHPSAVSIVIGVAATVLYAFCTLLRWRDPVRGQSSVGVAGVLLMCFSTAAGLGLCALLGIVFNAASTQVVPFLALGLGVDHIFMLTAAYAESNRKEQTKLILKKVGPSILFSACSTAGSFFAAVFIPVPALKVFCLQAAIVMCFNLAAALLVFPAMISLDLRRRTAGRADIFCCCFPIWKEQPKSPQLAMNNNGMRGGRHLKNCNNNRTAQLQQQQQQQPAQNPLLEPRTAGGGAGSSLPAFSLARFAYRYYTPFLMRSWVKFLAVMGFLCAVIFSLYEATALQDGLDIIDLVPKHSNEHKFLDAQTRLFGFYSMYAVTQGNFEYPTQQQLLCDYHEAFVRVPHVIKNDNGGLPDFWLLLFRDWLSNLQRIFDEEVRDGRLTKENWYPNASSDAILAYKLIVQTGYVDNPVDKNLVETNRLVNSEGIINPKAFYNYLSAWATNDVFAYGASQGKLYPEPRQYYHAPNEYDLKIPKSLPLVYAQMPFYLHGLTDTSEIKTLIGHIRDLSVKYEGFGLPNYPSGIPFIFWEQYMTLRSSLALILACALLAALVLVSLLLLSVWAAVLVIFTVLASLAQIFGAMTLLGIKLSAIPAVILILGVGMMLCFNVHISLGFMTSVGNRQRRVHLAMQLSLGPLVHGMLTSGMAVFMLSTSPFEFVIRHFCWLLLLVLCVGACNSLLVFPILLSMLGPEAELVPLEHPDRISTPSPLPMRSSKRANKSFVVNGSRGSSRSSGSNNCHKAHHYHKDVNINDPSLTTITEEPQSWKSSNSSIQMHNDWSAPPTPPTHSHHPHHLNNHYMNNINNYQQRNEREPPHGAASSSNCGYAGPPPSYHKAAQPMPGGYGPPELQSIVVQPEVTVETTHSDSNTTKVTATANIKVELVTPGRAVRSYNFTS; this is encoded by the exons ATGGATAGGGACAGCCTGCCGCGCGTTCCGGACACACACGGCGATGTCGTCGATGAGAAATTATTCTCGGATCTTTACATACGCACCAGCTGGGTGGACGCTCAAGTGGCGCTCGATCAAATTGATAAG GGCAAGGCGCGTGGCAACCGCACGGCGATCTATCTGCGTTCAGTattccaatcccacctcgaAACGCTCGGCAGCTCCGTGCAGAAGCATGCGGGCAAGGTGCTATTTGTGGCCATCCTGGTGCTGAGCACGTTCTGTGTGGGCCTCAAGAGTGCCCAGATACACTCGAAGGTGCATCAGCTGTGGATACAGGAGGGCGGCCGGCTTGAATCGGAGCTGGCCTATACGCAGAAGACGATCGGTGAGGATGAGTCCTCGACACATCAGCTGATCATACAGACGGCACACGATCCGAATGCATCGGTGCTGCATCCGCAGGCGCTGCTATCGCATCTGGAGGTGCTCGTCAAGGCCACCGCGGTCAAGGTGCACATGTACGATACGGAATGGGGTCTGCGGGACATGTGCAATTCACCGACCACGCCCAGCTTCGAGGGGCACTATTATATTGAGCAAATCCTGAAGCATCTGATACCGTGCTCCATCATTACGCCGCTCGACTGTTTCTGGGAGGGCAGCCAATTGCTGGGACCCGAAACGCCCGTCTATATACC CGGCCTCAATCAGCGACTCATGTGGAGCACTCTGAATCCGTCGGCGGTGATGCAGTTCATGAAGCAGCAAATGTCCGATCAGAAGATCAGCTTTGACTTTGATACCGTGGAGCAGTACATGAAACGGGCGGCCATCAGCACTGGCTACATGGAGAAGCCCTGCCTGAATCCCCAGCATCCGCTGTGCCCGGACACGGCGCCCAACAAGAACAGCCGACAGCCACCGGATGTGGGTGCCATTCTCTCCGGCGGCTGTTACGGCTATGCGGCCAAGCACATGCACTGGCCGGAGCAGCTGATTGTGGGCGGGGCTCAGCGTAATCGCAGCGGCCACCTGAAGAAGGCCAAGGCCCTGCAGTCGGTGGTGCAACTGATGACCGAGAAGGAGATGTACGACCAGTGGCAGGATCACTACAAGGTCCATCACATTGGCTGGACACAGCAGAAGGCCGCCGAGGTGCTCAACGCCTGGCAGCGCAATTTTTCGCGCGAAGTGGAGCAGCTGTTGCGCAAACAGTCCCGGATTGCGGCCAACTATGACATCTATGTGTTCAGCTCGGCCACGCTGGACGACATTCTGGCCAAGTTCTCGCATCCGAGCGCCGTTAGCATTGTGATCGGCGTTGCCGCCACCGTGCTCTATGCCTTCTGTACGCTGCTGCGCTGGCGCGATCCTGTGCGCGGCCAGAGcagcgtgggcgtggccggtGTGCTGCTCATGTGCTTCAGCACAGCCGCCGGACTGGGCCTGTGCGCCCTGCTGGGCATTGTGTTCAACGCGGCGAGCACGCAGGTGGTGCCGTTCCTGGCGCTGGGCCTTGGCGTCGATCACATCTTCATGCTGACGGCCGCGTATGCGGAGAGCAACCGGAAGGAGCAGACCAAGCTGATCTTGAAGAAGGTCGGACCCAGCATACTGTTCAGCGCCTGCAGCACGGCGGGCTCCTTCTTTGCGGCGGTCTTCATTCCCGTGCCCGCGCTCAAAGTCTTCTGCCTGCAGGCGGCCATTGTGATGTGCTTCAATTTGGCTGCCGCTCTGCTGGTTTTTCCGGCTATGATTTCGCTGGATTTGCGCCGACGCACCGCGGGACGTGCGGACatcttttgctgctgctttcccATTTGGAAGGAGCAGCCCAAGTCGCCGCAATTGGCCATGAACAACAATGGCATGCGCGGCGGACGTCATCTCAagaactgcaacaacaatcgcacggctcagctgcagcagcagcagcagcagcagccggcacAGAATCCGCTGCTGGAGCCGCGCACAGCTGGCGGCGGGGCGGGCAGTTCCCTGCCGGCCTTCTCGCTGGCCAGGTTTGCGTACAGGTATTATACGCCCTTTCTGATGCGCAGCTGGGTCAAGTTCCTGGCCGTGATGGGCTTTCTGTGCGCCGTCATCTTTAGCCTGTACGAGGCGACAGCCTTGCAGGATGGACTGGACATTATCGACCTGGTGCCCAAGCACAGCAACGAGCACAAGTTCCTGGACGCCCAGACGCGACTCTTTGGCTTCTACAGCATGTACGCGGTGACCCAGGGCAACTTCGAGTATccgacgcagcagcagctgctgtgcgACTACCACGAAGCCTTTGTCCGGGTGCCGCACGTCATCAAGAACGACAACGGCGGACTGCCGGacttttggctgctgctgttccgcGACTGGCTGAGCAATCTGCAGCGCATCTTCGACGAGGAGGTACGTGACGGTCGGCTGACAAAGGAGAACTGGTATCCGAATGCCAGCAGCGATGCGATTCTCGCCTACAAGCTGATTGTCCAGACGGGCTATGTCGACAATCCGGTGGACAAGAACCTGGTGGAGACGAATCGCCTGGTGAACAGCGAAGGTATTATCAATCCCAAGGCCTTCTATAACTATCTCTCCGCGTGGGCAACAAACGACGTCTTTGCCTATGGTGCCTCACAG GGCAAACTTTATCCGGAACCGCGCCAGTATTATCATGCGCCCAACGAGTACGACCTGAAGATACCCAAGAGTCTGCCGCTGGTCTATGCCCAGATGCCCTTCTATCTGCACGGCCTGACGGACACGTCCGAGATCAAGACACTGATTGGCCACATACGCGATCTGAGCGTCAAATACGAGGGCTTCGGACTGCCCAACTATCCGTCAG GCATTCCGTTCATCTTCTGGGAACAGTACATGACGCTGAGATCCTCGCTGGCCCTCATTCTGGCCTGCGCTCTGCTGGCCGCCTTGGTGCTGGtctcgctgctgttgctttccgTTTGGGCTGCTGTGCTTGTGATTTTTACTGTGCTCGCCTCGCTGGCCCAAATCTTTGGCGCCATGACACTGCTGGGCATCAAGCTGTCCGCCATTCCCGCCGTCATTCTCATACTGGGCGTGGGCATGATGCTCTGCTTCAATGTGCACATCTCGCTG GGATTCATGACGTCCGTGGGCAATCGACAGCGACGCGTTCATCTGGCCATGCAGCTATCGCTGGGGCCCTTGGTGCACGGCATGCTTACCTCCGGCATGGCTGTGTTTATGCTGTCCACGTCGCCCTTTGAGTTCGTCATCCGGCACttctgctggctgctgctgttggtgctcTGCGTGGGCGCCTGCAACAGTCTGTTGGTGTTTCCCATTCTGCTGAGCATGCTGGGCCCGGAGGCGGAGCTGGTGCCGCTGGAGCATCCGGATCGCATATCGACACCCTCGCCGTTGCCCATGCGCAGCAGCAAGCGCGCCAACAAGTCGTTCGTGGTGAATGGCTCGCGTGGCTCGTCGCGCAGCTCCGGCTCCAACAACTGCCACAAGGCGCACCATTATCACAAGGACGTCAACATTAACGATCCCTCGCTAACAACCATTACGGAGGAGCCGCAATCATGGAAGTCCAGCAACTCGTCCATACAAATGCACAACGATTGGAGTGCGCCGCCCACGCCGCCCACGCACAGTCACCATCCGCATCATCTGAACAATCATTATATGAACAACATTAACAATTATCAGCAGCGCAACGAACGTGAACCACCGCATGGCGCCGCCTCCAGCTCGAATTGCGGCTATGCGGGTCCGCCGCCATCCTACCACAAGGCCGCGCAGCCCATGCCCGGCGGCTATGGGCCGCCGGAGCTGCAGAGCATTGTCGTGCAGCCGGAGGTGACCGTGGAGACGACACACTCGGACAGCAACACCACCAAGGTGACGGCCACGGCCAACATCAAGGTGGAGCTGGTCACGCCCGGACGTGCGGTGCGCAGCTACAACTTTACGAGTTAG
- the LOC26531120 gene encoding pyruvate kinase produces MIWCQRHARNLVFKNAFGRHITLMRATRLMAHIYVRNMSEKTQPVVQKANSQLEHSCLIEYNAPPIARRLSTIICTIGPASRSVEMLMKLLEAGMNLARLNFSHGSHKYHAETVANLRQAVECHSQNLGYQFHLGIALDTKGPEIRIGLIGGNASGTVELEKGATFILSTNKKLEENGTQERVYVDYANITKVLKAGGRIFLDDGMISLTVKEVRGEELVCLVENGGKLGSRKGVNLPGANVDLPAVSDKDKNDLKFAIDQNLDIIFASFIRNANGIKEIRSVLGERGKSIKIIAKIENHEGMNNIKNIIEESDGVMVARGDLGIEIPAEKVFLAQKTIFAQCNRAGKPGICATQMLESMIKKPRATRAELSDVANAVLDGADCVMLSGETAMGDYPVECVQTMNKVCREAEAAIWYENLFAELVQSASSQLEQVVLIAAVSAAIRAKAKAIIVLTSLGYSSFSLSHYRPPCLIISIISGDNRIARQSNLYRGIWPLSYKEDSTHATRSKKTVDDRVEHGVKLAKSVGIIKKDDAVVIVTSLKFGSGFTNSMRIIIVS; encoded by the exons ATGATTTGGTGCCAGCGACATGCCCGCAATTTGGTATTCAAGAACGCCTTTGGGCGGCACATAACTTTAATGAGAGCTACACGTTTAATGGCACACATTTACGTGAGAAACAT GAGTGAAAAGACACAACCAGTCGTCCAGAAGGCCAACAGTCAGCTGGAACACTCCTGCCTCATAGAGTATAACGCACCGCCAATCGCTCGACGACTCTCGACTATTATTTGCACCATAGGACCCGCCTCGCGTAGTGTGGAGATGTTGATGAAACTGTTGGAAGCGGGCATGAATTTGGCCCGTTTGAATTTCTCGCACGGATCGCACAAATACCACGCGGAAACGGTGGCCAATCTGCGCCAGGCCGTCGAGTGTCACTCGCAAAATCTGGGCTACCAATTCCACTTGGGAATTGCGCTCGACACAAAGGGACCCGAAATACGTATCGGTCTCATCGGGGGCAATGCGTCCGGCACTGTCGAGTTAGAAAAGGGTGCAACCTTTATACTGAGCACCAACAAGAAGCTCGAGGAAAACGGCACGCAGGAGCGGGTCTATGTGGACTATGCGAACATTACCAAAGTGCTCAAGGCTGGGGGACGCATCTTTCTGGACGACGGAATGATCTCGCTGACAGTAAAGGAAGTCAGGGGCGAGGAGTTGGTCTGCCTAGTGGAGAACGGGGGCAAGCTGGGGTCACGCAAGGGCGTCAACTTGCCCGGAGCGAATGTGGATCTGCCCGCCGTTTCCGACAAGGACAAGAATGATCTAAAGTTTGCGATAGACCAAAACCTGGACATTATTTTCGCCTCGTTTATAAGGAATGCGAATGGAATCAAAGAAATACGCTCGGTGCTGGGTGAGCGGGGCAAGAGCATCAAGATCATTGCCAAGATCGAGAACCATGAGGGCATGAACAATATTAAGAACATAATCGAGGAGTCCGATGGCGTCATGGTGGCTCGCGGTGATCTGGGCATCGAGATACCCGCGGAAAAGGTCTTCCTGGCCCAGAAAACTATTTTCGCCCAGTGCAACAGGGCCGGCAAGCCGGGCATCTGCGCCACCCAAATGCTCGAGTCCATGATCAAGAAACCCCGTGCAACGCGCGCCGAACTTTCCGACGTGGCCAACGCCGTGCTGGACGGTGCCGACTGTGTCATGTTGTCCGGCGAAACCGCCATGGGTGACTATCCGGTGGAGTGTGTCCAGACCATGAACAAGGTTTGTCGCGAAGCCGAGGCAGCCATCTGGTATGAGAACCTCTTCGCGGAACTGGTGCAGAGCGCCAGTAGCCAGCTCGAGCAGGTCGTCCTAATAGCTGCAGTCAGCGCAGCTATACGGGCTAAGGCCAAGGCCATTATAGTTCTCACCTCGTTGGGATACTCGTCGTTCTCGCTGAGCCATTATCGGCCACCGTGTCTCATTATAAGCATCATTTCGGGCGACAATCGGATAGCACGTCAGTCGAACCTGTACCGGGGCATCTGGCCGCTGAGCTACAAGGAGGACTCCACGCATGCTACCAGGTCGAAGAAAACTGTCGACGATCGCGTGGAGCACGGCGTCAAGCTGGCCAAGAGCGTGGGCATCATCAAGAAAGACGATGCCGTGGTCATTGTCACCAGCCTAAAGTTTGGCAGCGGCTTCACCAACTCCATGCGCATCATAATCGTGTCATAA